tcgacacttggttggtgtcagtcgatacctcccttccagcgagacgatgtttgttttcctggtttttATGCttcgtttgttgattgttttggacattggtatctcaatggcttgtgtgtatagtccagtagatgggaggattgcctcactgagtgtttattaaaaattcatgcatctcaatttgtgtttgtggtgcaggtaaaggaaatgTGTggtcgtggaatcaaggcgatgaggaggaggatgatctaggatctcgtttgtgtgttgttgattatgatattatttatgttggaaccttggttagagtgtTGTTAGGTTGTTGGGTAGAATGGATAGGAATGTTACTGTATTGATAATATactggttttgtattattggtatgtttctgATGTGCATaatgttattgctggtttatTAATGAGTTGTGATTGGGTTGGGTTAATttagtatgagatgcttaattttattttgtatttatttttaaaaaaatgggtcgggttgttttagagtgtttttttttgttgatattttccTGATATATCATcgacttatatatatgttatcgACTTTCAACTTTTCGATtccctatttaatattttgaaagtatacaacttctttttggtagactatataatagttataagtaataaaatgatagttattatttgatttattagtgGTTACAAAATAGATTATATAGGTTGGGTTCCTTAGTTATACAAAGATactcttaaagagaatatcccaaaaaataatacaacttaaagaaataaaatatttaacaacCATATACTGTTAGAATATCATATATAGCCTTTAggcaattaaagaaaaaaatataagaaaatctcGGAAATTAATCATACGCTTAAGCGTGATATCTGattaagcaaacaaaataagatcTTAACTAACACCCTTCCAAACTTTTAGTATAAATCATTGACATCTCCCTTCACCGAAATACACCatatttataccaaaaaaaaatttgttcaatttataaaatattcaagctttagtaatattactcttttaaaatatatatatatattcaactaaaattttgactgagtaacatgtcaaaatttgaatatttaaattcaatttcatatatctttttttgaagaattgtataatttcatatactataataagcttttaaaataatcaaaatattttaaaatagtttaatttgatgtttttaagaatatcataaatatatgacagatcaaaaagttaaaagctATAAATACTTAATTTGATTTGCTATAGCACcggtcaataatatgtcactataatatgaaaaaaattccaataaatatgatttcttgctagagcacggattgaaattttaaaaaatatgatttctcagattaaattaaagttttggaataatgttgttcGGTAGGCTTTCTCGGTCAAGATGATTATGACAAACATAAGTTACATATTTagtcctaaaattaatatgtggTTCACTATGTAATAAGTCATAtagaattaaccaaaaaaaaaatacaagatatagttttaaacactaaacaaatcaaataaaattaacaattttttttatcacacaacttaaCTCGATCTACTAGAATATATCTTACAATTAGATGctattttcataagtcatattcagCATATAATTTTCCTAAGTCATATTCAGCATAATTTTCTATCCaaaaaagaacttttaaaacaaaaataataatcacatatatgatgttttgaataaaaattacaaaataacaaaagaaatttcaacccgtgaTCTAGGACGGGTCATATTCTATTTCTAATTTATATCTGAAGCACCATAAAATACTATAAAGTAATATGCGGTATGccgtatgattttttttatatgatcatACAACatacaataattattttttctttattcctaATTTGTTACAGCATAACATTTCTTAATCAAATGGTTTTATTACATGTATGGATGTGAAATagacaatatatattaataatggcTTGTTTCTACGAAATAGTTTTTTTCACTACATTTTAGTTTtctataaaaatcaaaaacaaaaaaaggtgtaCCCAGGTTTGATAATCAgagtttcataatatataaaaaaaaatcacaagtttgatttctgtttgcatgaaaaagtattttctttattaatttataacgcAATCTTTAGGAACCCAAAACACGAACATACAAAACCACAATTACCTCAGAATATATAATACTTTGTGTAACAACGAACAAGACACACAAACTTGTCATAATTACACATGTATCGAGCAAGCAGGTCCAATTTAACAAGAAACTGGCTTAATGTTTTCTATCTTTGTAAATACTATACTAGTGACCAGGTTTAGGAGCAggtgaaggagaagaggaagaaagaagagaggaaaagagataATCGGCTAGGATTTGATTAGCCGAATCGGACGGATGAAATGCGTCCCAGAAGACAAAGTCTTTACGGTTTTTACACATCTTGGAATTGGGAAGACAAAGACCTCCAACGCTTGTGTCCACATTGCAACACGACGTGTTTGCTATCTTAAACCCTGCGTTGATCATTGTAAAATCACATAGTTACACGTTATCGAACAAGATTATCCCAAACTTTGAATCCAAGAAATGGttagagttctttttttttttttttttaccNNNNNNNNNNNNNNNNNNNNNNNNNNNNNNNNNNNNNNNNNNNNNNNNNNNNNNNNNNNNNNNNNNNNNNNNNNNNNNNNNNNNNNNNNNNNNNNNNNNNNNNNNNNNNNNNNNNNNNNNNNNNNNNNNNNNNNNNNNNNNNNNNNNNNNNNNNNNNNNNNNNNNNNNNNNNNNNNNNNNNNNNNNNNNNNNNNNNNNNNNNNNNNNNNNNNNNNNNNNNNNNNNNNNNNNNNNNNNNNNNNNNNNNNNNNNNNNNNNNNNNNNNNNNNNNNNNNNNNNNNNNNNNNNNNNNNNNNNNNNNNNNNNNNNNNNNNNNNNNNNNNNNNNNNNNNNNNNNNNNNNNNNNNNNNNNNNNNNNNNNNNNNNNNNNNNNNNNNNNNNNNNNNNNNNNNNNNNNNNNNNNNNNNNNNNNNNNNNNNNNNNNNNNNNNNNNNNNNNNNNNNNNNNNNNNNNNNNNNNNNNNNNNNNNNNNNNNNNNNNNNNNNNNNNNNNNNNNNNNNNNNNNNNNNNNTACCTTCCTCGCTCCTAATTTGTATATTGTCTGCTCCACAAAATCTAAGTCATTTCATGGTTTGACTATAGACACAATAACCTCAAActtaagattaataaaataaatgtctttaacattttaattttgaataacatTTTGTAGTCATTTACTAAGGAACcatagttatataatacaaatctCAAAGCGACACAGTAACAAAAATTGAGATATAATATGACCAAAAAAACTTGTTACTAAGAAAATAGGGAAATCCATTAGGAAGAAAAGAACATAGAGAAATGCTTCAACCCATGCATATACAAACTTCTTTAAACCTTTGACGTACGAGATTTAAACACCATGAACTTTTCCAAAGTATGACAAAAAGTTTCCAAAGTAGgacaaaataatagaaatttgccttaataacaacaataataataataaaaaaaaagggcaGTGTAGGAAAACCAATTTGTTCACTCGAATATctctgttttgaaaattttgcttaaaaaacaaaaacgaaagaaaaataGAACAAATATAACCCAAAATGAAAATGGAAGTAGAAGTTGTTGGGGATACCGTAAGCTGGTTGTGTAGGGTTGAGCTCAAAAGTTCGACAAACTCATCGTGTGTATATTGTTGCCCATCTGCCATAAATGGCTGCAAGAAATTGTTTACATAATCGTTGCTTCCTattcaaaatgaaaaagaagcaaGTTGCAGTAATTGTGAttgtaattatataataatacgCTTTctacaaaatgaataaaaagggaagaagaagctatAGATGAAACCAAGTGGTTTAAAGTTAAAGTTATACCCAAACCAATGAAGTACATGGCATCATTGACATGCTTGCTTGCAGCTCGATCTCCGATTTTCGCCCTAATAACTTCTTTAGTTTTCTTGAAACAATTTATTTGATCATCGAACGTCAGCCTTTGAATCTGCTCGATGAATATAAAACAATACaatattaaaatactttaaaaaattaaattctttaaaacaGTACATAGAAAATGGAAGAGGAGGAGTAATACGAAGTAAATGCCAGTTTCATTGAGAATTCCAGCTCCTCCAGATGCGTAATTGATACCACTGAGATATGCGTCATCGTTTTGTGATAATGATAGATATGGTGGTGGCGATGGAATCCCAAGCTTTGTAGCtataacaaacatataaatatgtttttggagATGTTAAAATATAGATTAGAAATGGTTTATGGAGTTTTAGCGTATTTCTATAAAGAAGGAATATCGAAaaccaaaactataaataatgtGTAACAGTGGGTACAAAAACCGAACAATCATTTAAATTcgaacaaacaaaaccaaaatcaaaccttatTTTAACAAGttatatgtataaacaaaaatatagatcATGGCCACATATATTTAGAAGCATaggtaaaagaagaaagagagagatataatgTACATATGATATCGCCAATAGTCCGACCGTTGGTAAATCTTCCGGTAGTTTTACCACCAGAGAAATCAATCCCATAATATGGAAAGTCTGCTCTCGCTAGGGAATATTGCAAATAATTGTTGTTACCAACTTCGGTTAGAGAGTCGCCGAATATATAAGTTACAAGCGACGACGACGTTGAGGCTGGTTGTGCGGCTGCGTAGGCAGAGATGACAGCCGCTAGAGCCAGCCTTAGGATCATCATTGTGTTTTTTGTGTTAACTTCAATCTTTCTTGAGTTACTTAGTCTCTCTAATTTGGACAAAACGTATGTAAGCGAATGTTTCAAATATATAGTACATGGACtcagtttttaaatatatattatactattgGTTATAATTATGCCCATTACAACAAGTTTGTACGTATCAGTTAGGTGATTATTTTCTTAACTATAAACTTTCTTGATGTTTACATTCATTCAcgttttgattgttttggaaaaaaagaaaattctagaGAATCATCATGGTTGGGAAAATATGGATATGATACATCTACTCTAGGTTAGACTCccaactttttgtaaaaattgttttgaacATTTACGTAAACATTTCAACTGTGTATTCAAACTTCTGTTTTGTTCAATACAAATTCTATAGgctatattat
The sequence above is a segment of the Camelina sativa cultivar DH55 chromosome 10, Cs, whole genome shotgun sequence genome. Coding sequences within it:
- the LOC104720530 gene encoding GDSL esterase/lipase At5g37690-like, with translation MMILRLALAAVISAYAAAQPASTSSSLVTYIFGDSLTEVGNNNYLQYSLARADFPYYGIDFSGGKTTGRFTNGRTIGDIISTKLGIPSPPPYLSLSQNDDAYLSGINYASGGAGILNETGIYFIQRLTFDDQINCFKKTKEVIRAKIGDRAASKHVNDAMYFIGLGSNDYVNNFLQPFMADGQQYTHDEFVELLSSTLHNQLTTIYKLGARKGLR